The Microcystis aeruginosa NIES-843 sequence AAACCGGTTTAGATAGTGCTTCGGCGGGAATTTGGAGTCAAGCGGTGTTGGTAGGTGGTGTCATCGGTTGGATTTTTACCTATCTGTTTCGAGTCGCCACCGATAATATGACCTACGGCCAACAGCGCAAAGATTACGAAGATGCCGTCTTTAAAAAACGTCTGGAAGCGATGACTCCCGAAGAAATCGCCCAAATGCAGCGGGAGATTGAAGAAGAAAAAAC is a genomic window containing:
- a CDS encoding DUF3007 family protein, producing MRRIDVIGIGIGMFAVGGILYIILQKTGLDSASAGIWSQAVLVGGVIGWIFTYLFRVATDNMTYGQQRKDYEDAVFKKRLEAMTPEEIAQMQREIEEEKTK